Proteins encoded in a region of the Panicum hallii strain FIL2 chromosome 3, PHallii_v3.1, whole genome shotgun sequence genome:
- the LOC112884699 gene encoding uncharacterized protein LOC112884699 isoform X1, translating to MNRLRKSRSSSGVAGLGAQSGTNGVASQSNPAAGILPSFPAFRVPSGHGFRPAYATAGVPPAGGFIPMYPTGPSSTAPSASEAPTASCGGRNRRPPVAPSSIGVGMDNDTELTDASMAFWSDERTRIVCDIFAEEVLIGNRSSTHLNKAGYNNVIQKFKTATGLEYTRKQFKNKWERLKSDHSIWKQLKSQTGLGWDGNGNIIMTDEWWKKMSKEIKGSGRSRQEGYKMRRS from the exons ATGAATCGCTTGAGGAAGTCTCGATCCAGCAGTGGTGTCGCGGGATTAGGAGCCcaaagtggaactaatggtgTGGCGAGTCAATCCAATCCGGCAGCCGGAATCTTGCCATCGTTCCCGGCGTTCAGAGTCCCCTCTGGTCATGGTTTTCGCCCTGCATACGCTACTGCCGGAGTGCCCCCTGCCGGTGGCTTCATCCCCATGTACCCCACAGGACCGTCATCGACCGCACCTTCAGCCAGTGAGGCACCAACGGCTAGCTGTGGTGGACGCAACAGGAGGCCACCAGTTGCTCCTTCGTCGATCGGGGTCGGGATGGACAATGACACGGAGTTAACTGATGCAAG TATGGCTTTTTGGAGTGATGAGAGAACTAGGATAGTATGTGACATTTTTGCAGAAGAAGTGCTAATTGGAAATCGTTCGAGTACTCATTTAAACAAAGCTGGGTATAACAATGTCATCCAAAAGTTTAAAACTGCAACTGGACTTGAGTATACTAGAAAGCAGTTTAAGAACAAATGGGAAAGGTTGAAATCAGATCATAGTATTTGGAAGCAATTGAAGTCGCAGACCGGTCTAGGATGGGATGGAAATGGGAACATTATTATGACCGATGAATGGTGGAAGAAGATGTCCAAA GAGATAAAAGGATCAGGAAGGTCAAGACAAGAGGGCTACAAAATGAGGAGAAGTTAG
- the LOC112884701 gene encoding mediator of RNA polymerase II transcription subunit 32-like — translation MEATVDDLSAAYDEFVAAAAAVMEARAQSGGEKTAATDAALEAFKQRWELFRVACDHAEELVESIRQRIGSECLVDEATGSASSGSGPAPLAAAPGIKPISAVRLEQMSKAVRWLVIELQHGAGGASAPGAAGSGGAATPNAGAGPGPGGQHPEEGGQ, via the coding sequence ATGGAGGCGACTGTGGACGACCTGAGCGCGGCGTACGACGAGtttgtggcggcggcggcggccgtgatggAGGCCCGCGCGCAGTCGGGCGGGGAGAAGACGGCGGCCACGGACGCCGCGCTCGAGGCCTTCAAGCAGCGCTGGGAGCTCTTCCGCGTCGCCTGCGACCACGCCGAGGAGCTCGTCGAGTCCATCCGCCAGCGCATCGGCTCCGAGTGCCTCGTCGACGAGGCCACGGGATCCGCCTCCTCCGGATCCGGGCCCGCGCCGCTGGCTGCGGCCCCCGGCATCAAGCCCATCAGCGCCGTCCGCCTCGAGCAGATGAGCAAGGCCGTTCGCTGGCTCGTCATCGAGCTCCAGCACGGCGCAGGAGGAGCCTCCGCCCCTGGGGCCGCCGGAAGTGGTGGTGCCGCTACCCCCAACGCCGGCGCCGGCCCGGGCCCCGGTGGGCAGCACCCCGAGGAGGGAGGCCAGTAG
- the LOC112884697 gene encoding putative pentatricopeptide repeat-containing protein At1g53330, whose product MAGKKFSSYHLAAALRREPDPAAALRLFLNPPTSTIPSSAPFRYSLRCYDLIISKLAAARLFPAMESVLSRLASSSVPRPREQLLCRVISAYGRARLPAAARRAFAHPAFPEPRTARALNTLLHALLACRAPLSDLLAVCRDARIPPDACTYNILMRAAAASGSLEHTRRLFDEMLRLGIAPTVDTFGTIVAALCDAGQLEEAFEVKDAMVRRHDVSPNAHVYASLVKGLCQRGEVDAAVRLKDEMASKPELLQNSAVYGALVRAFFRAGRKGEVDGLLEEMKRRGIVPHRDRVVYNAIIAGFCEDERDPSAAFAVLDDMQKCGCKPVAVTYNTLVAGLCKSGRWQDANELVEDMPRRGCTPNVVTYRMLFDGLCSAGEFHEANRVLSEMVFKGFAPSKDGASKFVEGIEKEGDAVLLESVLCQLAKVNALESSGWEKAMSGVLNDPVELSIEKPLASIRFA is encoded by the coding sequence ATGGCGGGGAAGAAGTTCTCGTCCTACCACCTCGCTGCGGCCCTCCGCCGAGAGCcggaccccgccgccgcgctgcgCCTCTTCCTCAACCCCCCGACCTCCACCATCCCATCCTCGGCGCCGTTCCGCTACTCCCTCCGCTGCTACGACCTCATCATCTCCAagctcgccgccgcgcgcctcttCCCGGCCATGGAGTCCGTCCTCTCCCGCCTCGCCTCCTCCTCGGTTCCCCGTCCCCGCGAGCAGCTCCTCTGCCGCGTCATCTCCGCATACGGCCGCGCCCGCctacccgccgccgcgcgccgcgccttcGCGCACCCGGCCTTCCCCGAGCCCCGCACCGCCCGGGCGCTCAACACCCTCCTCCACGCCCTGCTCGCCTGCCGCGCCCCCCTCAGCGACCTCCTCGCGGTCTGCCGCGACGCCAGGATCCCGCCCGACGCGTGCACCTACAACATCCTCATGCGCGCGGCGGCAGCGTCGGGCTCCCTCGAGCACACGCGCCGCCTGTTCGATGAAATGCTGCGCCTGGGCATCGCGCCGACTGTCGACACGTTTGGCACCATTGTCGCCGCGCTATGCGACGCCGGCCAACTGGAAGAGGCATTCGAGGTGAAGGATGCCATGGTCAGGCGGCACGACGTGTCTCCAAATGCCCATGTGTACGCCAGTCTCGTGAAGGGGCTATGCCAGAGAGGGGAGGTGGATGCCGCAGTGAGGCTCAAGGATGAGATGGCGAGCAAACCAGAACTCTTGCAAAATTCAGCCGTCTATGGGGCACTTGTACGAGCATTTTTCCGGGCAGGGCGCAAAGGTGAGGTAGATGGATTGCTGGAGGAGATGAAGAGGAGGGGGATTGTGCCCCATAGGGACAGGGTGGTGTACAATGCGATCATTGCGGGCTTTTGCGAGGACGAGAGGGATCCCAGTGCTGCATTTGCTGTGCTTGATGACATGCAGAAGTGTGGGTGCAAGCCGGTTGCGGTGACCTATAATACGTTGGTTGCGGGTCTGTGCAAGTCGGGGCGGTGGCAGGACGCGAATGAATTGGTTGAAGATATGCCGAGGCGGGGCTGCACTCCGAATGTGGTGACCTACAGAATGCTCTTTGATGGATTGTGCTCTGCTGGTGAGTTTCATGAGGCAAACCGGGTTCTGTCTGAGATGGTTTTCAAGGGTTTTGCACCGAGCAAGGATGGTGCGAGTAAGTTTGTTGAGGGGATTGAGAAGGAAGGAGATGCAGTATTGCTGGAGTCGGTGTTGTGCCAACTAGCAAAGGTGAATGCTTTGGAGTCAAGTGGATGGGAGAAAGCTATGAGTGGTGTTCTGAATGATCCTGTGGAGCTGAGTATTGAGAAGCCGCTAGCTTCTATAAGATTTGCTTGA
- the LOC112884698 gene encoding putative pentatricopeptide repeat-containing protein At1g53330, whose product MAGKKFSSYHLAAALRREPDPAAALRLFLNPPTSTIPSSAPFRYSLRCYDLIISKLAAARLFPAMESVLSRLASSSVPRPREQLLCRVISAYGRARLPAAARRAFAHPAFPEPRTARALNTLLHALLACRAPLSDLLAVCRDARIPPDACTYNILIRAAAASGSLEHARHLFDEMLRRGIAPTVVTFSTVVAALCDAGQPEDAFEVKEVMIRLYNVSPNAFVYASLMKGLCEKGDVDAAVRLKEKMAGNAELVLDSAVYATLVRALFRVGRKGEVVGMLEEMKGRGIVPNRVVYNAMVAGFCEDERDPSAAFAVLDDMQKSGCKADAVTYNTLVAGLCRLGQWRDAAELVEDMPRRGCPPDVVTYRMLFDGMCAAGEFLEADQVLNEMVFKGFAPSKDGAREFVQGIEREGDAALLEAVLCRLAKVNALESSGWEKAVSGVLNGPSKLRLEKQLDSLRIA is encoded by the coding sequence ATGGCGGGGAAGAAGTTCTCGTCCTACCACCTCGCTGCGGCCCTCCGCCGAGAGCcggaccccgccgccgcgctgcgCCTCTTCCTCAACCCCCCGACCTCCACCATCCCATCCTCGGCGCCGTTCCGCTACTCCCTCCGCTGCTACGACCTCATCATCTCCAagctcgccgccgcgcgcctcttCCCGGCCATGGAGTCCGTCCTCTCCCGCCTCGCCTCCTCCTCGGTTCCCCGTCCCCGCGAGCAGCTCCTCTGCCGCGTCATCTCCGCATACGGCCGCGCCCGCctacccgccgccgcgcgccgcgccttcGCGCACCCGGCCTTCCCCGAGCCCCGCACCGCCCGGGCGCTCAACACCCTCCTCCACGCCCTGCTCGCCTGCCGCGCCCCCCTCAGCGACCTCCTCGCGGTCTGCCGCGACGCCAGGATCCCGCCCGACGCGTGCACCTATAACATCCTCATCCGAGCCGCCGCTGCCTCTGGCTCCCTCGAGCACGCGCGCCACCTGTTCGATGAAATGCTGCGCCGGGGCATCGCGCCGACCGTCGTCACGTTTAGCACCGTCGTCGCCGCGCTGTGCGATGCCGGCCAGCCGGAAGACGCGTTCGAGGTGAAGGAGGTGATGATCAGGCTGTACAATGTGTCGCCAAATGCTTTTGTGTATGCGAGTCTGATGAAGGGGCTCTGTGAGAAAGGAGATGTGGATGCTGCGGTGAGGCTCAAGGAAAAGATGGCGGGGAATGCAGAACTTGTGCTCGATTCAGCTGTATATGCGACACTTGTACGAGCGTTGTTCCGGGTAGggcggaagggtgaggtagttGGAATGCTGGAGGAGATGAAGGGGAGGGGGATTGTGCCTAATAGGGTGGTTTACAATGCGATGGTCGCAGGCTTCTGCGAGGATGAGAGGGATCCAAGTGCTGCATTTGCGGTGCTTGACGACATGCAGAAGAGTGGGTGCAAGGCAGATGCGGTGACCTATAATACGCTGGTTGCGGGTCTGTGCAGGTTGGGGCAGTGGCGGGATGCTGCTGAATTGGTAGAGGATATGCCAAGGCGGGGGTGCCCTCCGGATGTGGTGACCTACAGAATGCTCTTTGATGGGATGTGTGCTGCTGGGGAGTTTCTTGAGGCAGATCAGGTTTTGAATGAGATGGTTTTCAAGGGTTTTGCACCAAGCAAGGATGGTGCAAGGGAGTTTGTTCAGGGGATTGAGAGGGAAGGAGATGCGGCATTGCTGGAGGCAGTGTTGTGCAGACTAGCGAAGGTGAATGCTTTGGAGTCGAGTGGATGGGAGAAGGCTGTGAGTGGTGTGCTGAATGGTCCCTCAAAGTTGAGGCTAGAGAAGCAGCTAGATTCTTTACGAATTGCTTGA
- the LOC112887187 gene encoding protein GRAVITROPIC IN THE LIGHT 1-like, translating into METMAAAAPPQQRTGGITRRLARLLRRKRTPAGAGVAYSVAGDEFDDSLDSSINSLSKLKLSGNLAAAYTLDALFKNATEKKGAAQPPQVQTQAQAQPQPSPAPGPEAVAKHAFVASLFAGASAVKAAYAQLQLAQHPYDADAIQEADAGLVAELTKLSDLKRRYTKDPAAAARSAAALAAHADEQRHLLRTYEITARKLEAELRARDAEAARARAALADELRAARALEERAHPGRTLAALDDLHLSGLNATHFLTALRHAVKAVRGFARAVLDGMRAAGWDTAAAAAAVHPGARLRDPAGDARFALESYVALKMLAGFHRKDLGLSSLHARGSLDRRRFFDEFAALKSAPAAEFLDPAGGGGSARWGALREFLRDRYLSVVHERMEAAFFGGRGAVRGGDAFPRTAWFAEFAEMARRVWLLHCLFWSFDGAASVFQARPGERFSEVFMESVSDADGGGTAPVGFTVVPGFKVGRTVIQCRVYLSRSEQRP; encoded by the coding sequence ATGGAGACGATGgcagcggccgcgccgccgcagcagaGGACGGGGGGCATCACGCGGAGGCTGGCCAGGCTCCTACGCCGCAAGCGCAccccggcgggggcgggggtggCGTACTCCGTCGCCGGGGACGAGTTCGACGACTCGCTCGACAGCTCCATCAACTCGCTCAGCAAGCTCAAGCTCTCCGGCAACCTGGCCGCCGCCTACACGCTCGACGCCCTGTTCAAGAACGCCACGGAGAAGAAGGGGGCGGCGCAGCCGCCGCAGGTGCAAACGCAGGCGCAGGCACAGCCGCAGCCGTCTCCGGCGCCGGGGCCGGAGGCCGTCGCGAAGCACGCGTTCGTGGCGAGCCTTTTCGCGGGGGCGTCCGCGGTGAAGGCGGCGTACGCGCAGCTGCAGCTGGCGCAGCATCCCTACGACGCCGACGCGATCCAGGAGGCGGACGCCGGCCTGGTCGCGGAGCTCACCAAGCTGTCGGACCTCAAGCGGCGGTACACCAAGGAcccggccgccgcggccagGAGCGCGGCCGCCCTCGCGGCGCACGCCGACGAGCAGCGCCACCTGCTCCGGACCTACGAGATCACGGCGCGGAAGCTGGAGGCCGAGCTCCGGGCGCGGGACGCCgaggccgcccgcgcccgcgccgcgctgGCCGACGAgctccgcgccgcgcgcgccctggAGGAGCGCGCCCACCCGGGCCGCACCCTCGCCGCGCTCGACGACCTCCACCTCTCCGGCCTCAACGCCACCCACTTCCTCACCGCGCTGCGGCACGCCGTCAAGGCCGTCCGCGGCTTCGCCAGGGCGGTGCTCGACGGGATGCGGGCGGCCGGGTGGGacaccgcggcggcggccgcggccgtgcACCCGGGCGCCAGGCTGCGCGACCCGGCGGGGGACGCCCGGTTCGCGCTCGAGTCCTACGTCGCGCTGAAGATGCTCGCCGGCTTCCACCGCAAGGACCTGGGCCTGAGCTCCCTGCACGCGCGGGGCTCCCTCGACCGGCGCCGCTTCTTCGACGAGTTCGCGGCGCTCAAgtccgcgccggcggcggagttCCTGGAccccgcgggcggcggcggcagcgcgcggtGGGGCGCGCTCCGCGAGTTCCTGCGGGACCGGTACCTGTCGGTGGTGCACGAGCGGATGGAGGCGGCGTTCTtcggcgggcgcggcgccgtGAGAGGTGGGGACGCGTTCCCGCGCACGGCGTGGTTCGCGGAGTTCGCGGAGATGGCGCGGCGCGTGTGGCTGCTGCACTGCCTGTTCTGGTCCTTCGACGGCGCCGCGTCCGTGTTCCAGGCGCGCCCCGGGGAGCGGTTCTCGGAGGTGTTCATGGAGAGCGTCAGCGACGCGGACGGCGGCGGGACGGCGCCGGTCGGGTTCACCGTGGTGCCGGGGTTCAAGGTCGGGCGGACGGTGATCCAGTGCCGGGTGTACCTTTCCCGCTCCGAGCAGCGGCCGTGA